In the genome of Cryptomeria japonica chromosome 8, Sugi_1.0, whole genome shotgun sequence, one region contains:
- the LOC131857987 gene encoding (+)-neomenthol dehydrogenase-like isoform X1, with protein sequence MAVNSRWWTKETVAVVTGANKGIGFEIVRQFAENDLTVILTARDANRGLSAVKTLHDQGFDNVVFRELDVQKRNSISDFGRWMKDNYGGLDILVNNAAIYGMMRDYEAMMQALQVSGVYDHIFNNPIFAKAHKTSYELSKNCIEINYYGTKRITEELLPLLRPEGRIVNVSSEAGLLRVNNAAIYGMMRDYEAMMQALRVSGVYDHIFNNPVFAKAHKTSYELSKNCIEINYYGTKRITEELLPLLRPEGRIVNVSSEAGLLRFLKNDSLRRQLSDVSNITEEFIDNMVETFLEDIKKGEVEGKG encoded by the exons ATGGCGGTCAATAGCAG GTGGTGGACGAAGGAAACGGTGGCGGTGGTGACCGGGGCGAACAAAGGCATCGGTTTTGAAATTGTCCGTCAATTCGCAGAAAATGATCTCACTGTTATTCTCACTGCAAGAGACGCCAATAGAGGATTGAGTGCCGTAAAAACCCTCCATGATCAGGGTTTCGATAATGTTGTTTTCCGTGAGCTGGATGTTCAGAAGCGCAACAGTATTTCAGATTTTGGAAGGTGGATGAAGGATAACTATGGCGGCCTCGACATACTG GTTAATAATGCTGCTATCTATGGGATGATGAGGGATTATGAAGCTATGATGCAAGCTCTCCAAGTTTCAGGAGTGTATGACCATATATTT AACAATCCAATATTTGCCAAAGCACACAAAACAAGCTACGAATTGTCGAAGAATTGCATAGAAATAAATTATTATGGAACAAAGAGAATCACAGAAGAATTACTACCGCTGCTCCGACCAGAAGGTCGAATTGTGAACGTGTCCTCAGAAGCCGGATTGCTACGG GTTAATAATGCTGCTATCTATGGGATGATGAGGGATTATGAAGCTATGATGCAAGCTCTCCGAGTTTCAGGAGTGTATGACCATATATTT AACAATCCAGTATTTGCCAAAGCACACAAAACAAGCTACGAATTGTCAAAGAATTGCATAGAAATAAATTATTATGGAACAAAGAGAATCACAGAAGAATTACTGCCGCTGCTCCGACCAGAAGGTCGAATTGTGAATGTGTCCTCAGAAGCCGGATTGCTACGG TTTCTGAAGAACGATTCGCTTCGAAGGCAGCTTTCTGATGTCTCAAATATAACAGAGGAATTCATTGATAACATGGTTGAAACGTTTTTGGAGGATATAAAAAAGGGGGAAGTGGAAGGGAAGGGTTAG
- the LOC131857987 gene encoding salutaridine reductase-like isoform X2 gives MAVNSRWWTKETVAVVTGANKGIGFEIVRQFAENDLTVILTARDANRGLSAVKTLHDQGFDNVVFRELDVQKRNSISDFGRWMKDNYGGLDILVNNAAIYGMMRDYEAMMQALQVSGVYDHIFNNPIFAKAHKTSYELSKNCIEINYYGTKRITEELLPLLRPEGRIVNVSSEAGLLRVNNAAIYGMMRDYEAMMQALRVSGVYDHIFGLKLPFSSRLICD, from the exons ATGGCGGTCAATAGCAG GTGGTGGACGAAGGAAACGGTGGCGGTGGTGACCGGGGCGAACAAAGGCATCGGTTTTGAAATTGTCCGTCAATTCGCAGAAAATGATCTCACTGTTATTCTCACTGCAAGAGACGCCAATAGAGGATTGAGTGCCGTAAAAACCCTCCATGATCAGGGTTTCGATAATGTTGTTTTCCGTGAGCTGGATGTTCAGAAGCGCAACAGTATTTCAGATTTTGGAAGGTGGATGAAGGATAACTATGGCGGCCTCGACATACTG GTTAATAATGCTGCTATCTATGGGATGATGAGGGATTATGAAGCTATGATGCAAGCTCTCCAAGTTTCAGGAGTGTATGACCATATATTT AACAATCCAATATTTGCCAAAGCACACAAAACAAGCTACGAATTGTCGAAGAATTGCATAGAAATAAATTATTATGGAACAAAGAGAATCACAGAAGAATTACTACCGCTGCTCCGACCAGAAGGTCGAATTGTGAACGTGTCCTCAGAAGCCGGATTGCTACGG GTTAATAATGCTGCTATCTATGGGATGATGAGGGATTATGAAGCTATGATGCAAGCTCTCCGAGTTTCAGGAGTGTATGACCATATATTT GGTTTAAAGCTGCCGTTCAGTAGCCGACTGATATGCGATTAG
- the LOC131044782 gene encoding salutaridine reductase, translating into MAVNSRWWTKETVAVVTGANKGIGFEIVRQFAENVLTVILTARDANRGLSAVKTLHDQGFNNVVFHELDIQKPHSVSDFGRWMKDNYGGLDILVNNAAIYGMFRDNEVVMQALQVPGVYDHIIDTLNNPIFAKAHKTNYELSKNCIEINYYGTKRITEELLPLLRPEGRIVNVSSEAGLLRFLKNDSLQRQLSDVSNITEEFIDNMVEMFLEDMKEGELEGKGWPIFAAPYSLSKIASNAYARLLAEKLSNSEGGKRIYVNCVHPGVVQTDMSGNRGNLTASQGAESSVMVALLPPGGPSGQFYFLKDRHEF; encoded by the exons ATGGCGGTCAATAGCAG GTGGTGGACGAAGGAAACGGTGGCGGTGGTGACAGGGGCGAACAAAGGCATCGGGTTTGAAATTGTCCGTCAATTCGCAGAAAATGTTCTCACTGTTATTCTCACTGCAAGGGACGCCAATAGAGGATTGAGTGCCGTAAAAACCCTCCATGATCAGGGTTTCAATAATGTTGTGTTCCATGAGCTGGATATTCAGAAGCCCCACAGTGTCTCAGATTTTGGAAGGTGGATGAAGGATAACTATGGCGGCCTCGACATACTG GTTAATAATGCTGCTATTTATGGGATGTTTAGGGATAATGAAGTTGTGATGCAAGCTCTCCAAGTTCCAGGAGTGTATGACCATATTATAGACACACTT AACAATCCAATATTTGCCAAAGCACACAAAACAAACTACGAATTGTCAAAGAATTGCATAGAAATAAATTATTATGGAACGAAGAGAATCACAGAAGAATTACTGCCGTTGCTCCGACCAGAAGGTCGAATTGTGAATGTGTCCTCAGAAGCCGGATTGCTACGG TTTCTGAAGAATGATTCGCTTCAAAGGCAGCTTTCTGATGTCTCAAATATAACAGAGGAATTCATTGATAACATGGTTGAAATGTTTTTGGAGGATATGAAAGAGGGGGAATTGGAAGGGAAGGGTTGGCCCATTTTTGCAGCTCCATATTCTCTGTCAAAGATTGCTTCAAATGCCTATGCTCGCCTCCTCGCTGAAAAATTATCAAACAGTGAAGGAGGGAAAAGAATATATGTGAATTGTGTTCATCCAGGAGTAGTTCAAACCGACATGAGTGGGAACAGGGGAAACTTAACTGCTTCACAAGGAGCAGAAAGTTCTGTAATGGTAGCTCTGTTGCCACCTGGTGGACCTTCTGGACAGTTTTATTTCCTCAAGGATCGCCATGAATTTTAA